A single window of Candidatus Fusobacterium pullicola DNA harbors:
- a CDS encoding oligosaccharide flippase family protein: MKQKSLLKNTFYYLVYNILNLLFPLISGIYAARVLSPQSIGEVGYSQNIVQYFVILSFLGIPTYGVREIANIRENKKELNRVYSELFFINFLSTIFFLTIYFILILNIDILRENLKLYLIMGILLFFNIFNINWLYEGLEEFKFISLRNIVFKILSLILLILFVRKDSDYLKFALITIIGTLGNYLINIIYSKKYVTLIFKDLSFKRHIKSILYLVTVNIAIEV, encoded by the coding sequence ATGAAGCAAAAATCGTTATTAAAAAATACATTTTATTATTTAGTTTATAATATTCTTAATTTATTATTTCCATTGATTTCTGGAATTTATGCTGCAAGAGTTCTTTCACCTCAAAGTATAGGTGAAGTAGGCTATTCACAAAATATAGTTCAATATTTTGTAATTCTTTCTTTTCTTGGAATACCAACTTATGGTGTTAGAGAGATAGCAAATATCAGAGAGAATAAAAAAGAATTAAACAGAGTATATTCAGAATTATTTTTTATAAATTTTTTATCTACCATATTTTTTTTAACGATTTATTTTATTTTGATCTTAAATATTGATATACTTAGAGAAAATTTAAAGTTATATTTAATAATGGGAATATTATTATTTTTTAATATTTTTAATATTAATTGGCTCTATGAAGGTCTCGAAGAGTTTAAATTTATTTCATTAAGAAATATTGTTTTTAAAATACTATCTTTGATACTATTAATTTTATTTGTAAGAAAAGATTCAGATTATTTAAAATTTGCACTAATAACTATTATAGGAACTCTTGGGAATTATTTAATAAATATTATATATTCAAAAAAATATGTAACTCTTATTTTTAAAGATTTAAGTTTTAAAAGACATATAAAATCTATATTATATCTTGTAACTGTAAATATAGCAATAGAAGTATA